Proteins encoded by one window of Glycine soja cultivar W05 chromosome 15, ASM419377v2, whole genome shotgun sequence:
- the LOC114385877 gene encoding serine/threonine-protein phosphatase 7 long form homolog: protein MASSSSSHHYDVAFGPLEDDLLWMQKNHVSQHIWNGANDRTLKIRRATPLYNHREAPPEEIIPLLQIPGLYPIMKLAQLKVNGALVHAFIERWRPETHTFHLKCGEATITLQDVSVLLGIPVDGRPLIGNTNIDWFELFHELLGVMSDDAAIDGNSIKLSWLSSHFANIHDFTGNQEGLERFARAWILRFIGGVMFVDKSSKRVHLKYLQFLRDLRECSSYAWGAAVLGNLYREMCIATDYNAKSIGGFTLLIQLWAWERCPTLAPSVIPPQQQNVPLGYRWLGGELHHIGNDNLIEFRCKLDVMKRDEFVWVPYAGHVEMNLSQPDRVMRQFGMQQPIPGPVMQPNNIHDLTLKGKEGKNWMRLMQPALNEWNSRYERRVEQTPPQTETLGLNSEYMRWYRRKTKVYVDPKHARRGLLGEIAETLHFMVSPVGRRVSTFDDLLPCIEKITLLSKEEDRILEAHEDAPPSQPQFEHQQFNILRQSVETRGLARRRETVDAATYSLSPMPERQHGMYYTPPTFTQEPSQMPPMYSYPHDFQPGYSFAGIFGSSPSSTETPSFTQSGQVSTPNAPLAGPWNVPGDIPDMDDLLGVDLRHDFSAEADQVDERANPRRRNPDRAAKNWDRPCGTSSRHHRHSDD, encoded by the exons ATGGCTAGTTCGTCATCTTCTCATCATTATGACgtggcatttggaccattagaGGATGATTTATTGTGGATGCAAAAAAATCATGTATCCCAACATATTTGGAATGGTGCTAATGATAGGACATTAAAAATTCGACGAGCCACACCACTGTACAATCATAGAGAAGCACCGCCCGAAGAAATTATTCCTCTATTACAAATTCCGGGTTTGTACCCGATAATGAAATTGGCGCAGCTGAAAGTGAATGGAGCATTGGTGCATGCTTTTATTGAAAGGTGGAGGCCAGAAACGCATACATTTCATTTGAAGTGTGGAGAGGCAACTATTACACTTCAAGATGTTTCTGTGCTACTTGGTATTCCTGTGGATGGAAGACCATTAATTGGAAATACAAATATTGATTGGTTTGAATTGTTTCATGAATTATTGGGTGTCATGTCTGACGATGCTGCAATTGATGGGAACTCAATTAAATTGAGTTGGTTGTCTTCTCATTTTGCAAATATTCATGATTTTACAGGCAACCAAGAAGGCCTTGAAAGATTTGCTCGTGCTTGGATCTTACGATTCATAGGTGGGGTAATGtttgttgacaaaagcagcAAACGGGTGCATTTGAAATATTTGCAGTTTCTGAGAGACCTTAGAGAGTGCAGTAGttatgcatggggagctgctGTTTTGGGTAACCtttatagagagatgtgcatcGCAACAGACTATAATGCTAAATCAATAGGCGGTTTCACTCTCTTGATTCAATtatgggcatgggaacgatgccCAACATTAGCCCCCTCAGTtattcctccacaacaacaaaacgTGCCACTTGGTTACAG ATGGTTGGGAGGTGAATTGCATCACATAGGCAATGACAATTTAATTGAGTTTCGTTGTAAATTAGATGTCATGAAACGCGACGAG TTTGTATGGGTCCCTTATGCTGGACATGTGGAAATGAACTTGAGTCaa CCGGATAGAGTCATgagacaatttggaatgcaacaacctattccgGGACCAGTAATGCAACCCAACAACATACATGACTTGACATTAAAgggaaaggaaggaaaaaattgGATGCGACTAATGCAACCCGCACTTAATGAATGGAATAGTCGCTATGAAAGGAGAGTAGAGCAGACGCCGCCACAAACAGAGACCCTCGGTCTGAACTCTGAATATATGAGGTGGTACAGGCGTAAAACAAAAGTTTATGTGGACCCAAAACATGCAAGAAGAGGACTATTG GGTGAAATCGCCGAAACACTACATTTTATGGTGTCGCCTGTTGGGAGAAGGGTTTCTACTTTTGACGATTTACTGCCATGTATCGAGAAGATCACTCTTTTGTCTAAGGAAGAGGATAGGATACTTGAGGCACATGAAGATGCTCCCCCTTCTCAGCCACAATTTGAACATCAACAGTTTAATATACTACGGCAAAGTGTGGAGACTCGAGGCTTAGCGCGACGTCGGGAAACTGTTGATGCAGCAACATATAGTTTGTCTCCGATGCCAGAACGAcaacatggaatgtattacacaccGCCGACATTCACCCAAGAACCGTCTCAGATGCCGCCGATGTATTCATACCCACATGATTTTCAACCAGGGTATAGTTTTGCAGGCATATTTGGGTCCTCTCCTTCTTCAACGGAAACTCCTTCATTTACCCAAAGTGGTCAAGTATCGACCCCAAATGCCCCACTTGCTGGTCCATGGAATGTACCTGGAGATATACCCGACATGGACGACTTATTAGGGGTCGATTTACGTCATGATTTCTCTGCCGAGGCTGACCAAGTGGATGAAAGGGCGAATCCTagaagaagaaatcctgatAGAGCAGCTAAAAATTGGGACCGGCCATGTGGAACTTCGTCGCGGCATCACAGACATAGTGATGATTGA